The nucleotide window CAACTGCCAGTTGCCAAAGCCCTTCATGGGTGCCTTCGTTCTGAACAGCAGTCAGCCAGGTCCCAATATCCGCATCGTACAGACAGGGAAAAAGAGCCTTggacttcctcaaggtcacacggGTAGGAGGAGCAGAACTGGGATCTGAACTGGGACCTCTGGCTGAATCGCCCTGCTTCCTTCGTTCCCCCAGCACTGGAGGGCAGAGAGGTGGCTGCAGAGCCACCAGACCAGAAACAGACCCTGCTGCTGACCAAGGCACCCTGTGGTCTTGGGAGCCCTAGGTCATGTGGAGGGGTTAAAACTGGAGGGCACTAATGCCTTATGCCAGGCTAAGTCAAAGCCAGGGTCAAATGTCCTCTGGCCTACAGGACCAAACCTCTACCATCCTGTGAAAGAGCCATCTGCCAGAAACCTCCCTTACTCTAATCCAGAACAGGGCTTAAGAGACCATGCTGCCCTCTTCCCCAACCCCAGAATGAATCCTTCCAgaccttccctttcttctgtaaCCTGTTTTGGTTGTCCCCACCAATCCCCAAGCCAGGTAGAAGATTCCATTTTGCCATTAACGTATCTACTTTcggattcatttttctttagcgGATTTGGACTGTGAGCACAGTTCTGTCTTCTAAAAGTGCCAGACTGCAGCTGATGTTAAAGAGTTCATCtgacatttttgtgtatttaactcaactttctctctctggtgTTTATTCTTCTGGATTTTGACAAAGGCGAAAAGATGGCAAAACTCAATCTCACAGGCTTGGAGTCAAATGTGAACGACTGAAGGCCCACTCTCTCTTTGGCTGCACCTCTGTTTCAGCGGCCTTCCCATCACTCCACCCTCCCTTCCACTCAGTAAACCTGCCGCGTGTGAAGCGCCCGGGGCCGGCGGGGGGGCCCTGGCTGCTACCATGGGTGGCCAGAAGCACTGGGGGTGGCATGTTTCCATTCGGCCCTGGGatcagggaggtgggtggggtctTACAGACAAGGCGATGGGGTGTGGGCTCCATCTGGGAAAGGATTTCAAGCTTTGGTGTGAGCTCCTCCTTCTAGAGCTTCTCCCCAGCATGGATTTTCTGATGCCGAATAAGGTGTGAGCTTCCCCTGAAGGACTTGCCACATTTGTTACACTCATAGGGCTTCTCTCTGGTGTGGGTTTTATAGTGCTCAATAAGGGCTGACCTGTGCCGGAAGGCTTTGCCACACTCGTTGCATGCGTAGGGTTTCTTCCCGGTGTGGATTCTCTGGTGCTGAATCAGGGCAGAGCTGTGGCAGAAGGCCTTCCCGCACTGGCCGCACTCATagggcttctccccagtgtggatgCGCTGGTGCTCGATGAGGGAGGAGCTCtggctgaaggctttcccacacttaTGACATTTGTAGGGTTTTTCGCCAGTGTGGGTCTTACGGTGTTCAATGAGGTTGGAGCTCTggctgaaggccttcccacactcttcacatttgtaaggtttcttcCCGGTGTGAATCCTCTGGTGCCGAATGAGGTGGGACCTGTGACAAAAGGCTTTCCCACAGAGATCGCATTCGTGAGGTTTCTTCAAGGTGTGGATTTTCCGATGCTGGCTCAGGCCAGAGCTCTGGTTGAAggatttcccacattccttacactgataaggtttctctcctgtatggATTCTCTCGTGTTTTCTGAGACTTGAGCTCCGGCTGAAATCTTTCCCACATTCCCTACACTCATACGGTCTCTTCCCAGTGTGGGTTTTCTGGTGTTGCGTGAGGGCTGAGCTCTGGcgaaaggctttgccacattctcggcattcatagggcttctccccGGTGTGGATTATCTGATGTCTGAGAAGGTGTGAGCTCTggctgaaggccttcccacactcacAGCACTCATagggcttctccccagtgtgaaTCACCAGGTGCCTGAGAAGGTGAGAGCTCTGGCTGAAGGCCTTCCCGCATTCCCGACACGCATAGGGTTTTGCCGGTGGTACAGTTCTGTGAGGTTCGTTAGGTCCTGAGTGCGCCCTGCTTGCCTTCTCACAATT belongs to Ailuropoda melanoleuca isolate Jingjing chromosome 14, ASM200744v2, whole genome shotgun sequence and includes:
- the ZNF70 gene encoding zinc finger protein 70, with translation MEVPPAAKFGETFVFEDGLEMQQDLFPEEDLGDPFLQERGLEQMAVIYKEIPLGEQDEEHDDYEGNFSLCSSPVQHQSTPPVNRAQDDEIFSPSFFQKSDLSMCQIIHSGEEPNKHNCEKASRAHSGPNEPHRTVPPAKPYACRECGKAFSQSSHLLRHLVIHTGEKPYECCECGKAFSQSSHLLRHQIIHTGEKPYECRECGKAFRQSSALTQHQKTHTGKRPYECRECGKDFSRSSSLRKHERIHTGEKPYQCKECGKSFNQSSGLSQHRKIHTLKKPHECDLCGKAFCHRSHLIRHQRIHTGKKPYKCEECGKAFSQSSNLIEHRKTHTGEKPYKCHKCGKAFSQSSSLIEHQRIHTGEKPYECGQCGKAFCHSSALIQHQRIHTGKKPYACNECGKAFRHRSALIEHYKTHTREKPYECNKCGKSFRGSSHLIRHQKIHAGEKL